AAGGGTGGCTACATGTTCTCTCGCACAAAGAACCTGATGCAGTTCACCGGTAACGGTACAATCTCTACCTACAACGATCGTAATCCGTTCATCATCCCCAACTCGGCTGTTGTAACTGCTACTGACGCCAATGGTAATCCTACCGCTTGGGAGGATAACAATACACCTATCTACTTGGGTGACGGCAGCTATCAGACCTACTTCAACGACTATGGCTACGGCCAGGGTGGTGAGGCTTACCTCATTGACCGTTCATTCGTAAAACTGCGCAACGTTAACCTGACATGGAACCTGCCTAAGAAATGGGCCAGCAGCATCTACCTGACCAACGTAGCTGTGTCTGTGTTCTGTAACAATGTGTTTGTATGGACTGCAAAGGACAATTACTACATCGATCCTGAGGTCAGCTCTTGGGGCAGTGAGCTCGACGGCCAGTTCGGCGAACTCTACTCTAATCCTACCTGCCGCACATACGGTGCCAGTCTTAATGTGAAATTCTAAGAAAAGGAGGAAACAAAACATGAAGAAACTAGCATTAATCGCAACAATAGCATTCGGGATGGCCGCCACGTCGTGCGACAGCTATATGGACATCAACGAAAATCCCAATTCACCCACAAAGTCTGACCTTTCGGCCGACATGATTCTGCCTGCTGCAGAAATGAACATTGCCTCAAGCTATGGCAACTTCCTGCGCACCGTAGGTGGTTACTATGCACAGCACTATGTTCAGTCATACGGTACGAGCAACTATCTGGACTTCTCACAGTTCACAATGTCTGCTACTCGTTCTGAGGGCACATGGACACAGATTTACCAGCGCGGTCTGCAGAACCTGAAGACTGTCGATGAAATGGCTACCGAGTCAGAAGATTGGGGTACCCACCTTGCAGTAACTGTACTGCGTGCATTTGCTTTCCAGACTCTGGTTGACTGCTACGACGCAGTTCCTTATACTGAGGCACTCGACCTCGACATCGTTACACCTAAGTTTGACGAAGGACAGGTTGTTTATGACGGCATCATCGCAGAACTGGACGAAGCTCTGGCAAAAGTGACTGGTTTGGAAACAGTAAGCAAGAACTTCCTGTACAGCTCAGCTGAAGACTGGATTAAGTTTGCCAACGCACTCAAACTGCGCATTCTGATGCGTGAAAGCGGTGTGAAGGACGTTACTGCCCAGCTGGATGCTCTGGTAGCTGCCAACAACTTCCCCACTGAAGATGTACAGTATGCCGGCATCTGGAGCAATGTTTCTGGTCAGGCTAACCCCTACTATCAGGAAGAATTTGCTTCATACTTCGGTTCAACACAGGTAAACGTTGTGGCCAACATTGCCATCATCGGTACCATGCAGCAGAAGGATGCTGCTGGTGATGTGGTATATGAAGATCCTCGTTTAGCTAAGTTCTTCGAGAAGAACAGTGCTGGTGTGTTCACCGGTGGTATTTCAGGTACAAACTTTTCTACCTCAAGCACCTATAAAGCAGCTTATTGGTGCCGTCCTGTAATGGCTTACGACACCCCACTTGACCTGATCACCGTATTCGAGACTGAGTTCTTCTTGTCAGAATACTACGCTAAGAAGGGTGACGCTGCTAATGCTAAGACTCACTACGAGGCTGCTATTCAGGCTTCATTCGACAAAGCTGGCGTAAACGGTGCTGCTGCCTGCATCGCCCGTTTCCCCTATGACCAGTCGAAATATCAGGAAGTTATCGGTATTGCCAAATGGGTGGCTCTGGCCGGTGTGAACAACTTCGAGGCATGGTGTGAGATGCGCCGTTTGGACTATCCCGCATTCGGTACTGTTAGCGGTCTCGACATGTACAACAAGCAGGACGACAGCAGCTACAAGCCCGAACTCTATGCTCCTGGAACACTCTATACTCCTATCGACGTGTTCAACGAGGTAGGCGACAACAAGTTGTTGGAGCGTTTCCCCTTGCCCGGCGTATCTACTTCACGCAATACCAATGCGCCTAAGTACGACGAGAACAACAAGTTCAGTTATACAAAGCCCGTATTCTGGGGTAAATAATAGTAACACATATTAAACAGAAGACTTTTATGAAAACAAGAATCATATCAATTCTGACGCTGATGGCTGCCGTATTCACACTGAGCAGCTGCAGCGACGATTCAACCGATGGTCTCACTCGTATTACTTACTATGCGATACTCGAGTTGAATGGCGACGAGGCAATGACTGTTCCCGTTGGAACAACATTCAATGATCCCGGTTGTAAAGCACTTATGAAAGGTGAGGATGTTTCAGATCAGGTCATAGTTACAGGTACTGTAGATACTAACACACCTGACTTCTACACAATCGACTATCTGGTTGTCAACAAAGATGGTTTCAAGGCTAGTACCTCACGAACAGTAGCTGTTGTTGATCCAAACAACTTCGCAAGTCCCTATTTCAGTGCTTGCCAATACGGATCACGTCAATATAGCAATCTGCCCGTTAAAATCACTGACAACGGCGATGGCACCTATACTATCGACGACTTGGCTGGCGGTTTCTACGTATATGGCCGCTATCCCGGATATCCATACGATTTCTCCTATGAGGCCAAACTCAAACTCAATGCTGACAACACAGTGTCACTCGTAGAAGAAGGCGACGGATCAGAATGGTACTGGGAAATTCCACTTACCATCACATCAGGCAAATACGATGCCGCAAATGGTAAAATTGAGCTGCTAATCAATTTCGATGGCGACCCATTAACAGTAACTTTAACAAAGTAGTTTAGAGCTATATGAAAAAATCATTATATCTTGCAGCACTGCTGCTCACAACAGTTTTCGCTTCTTGTGAAAAAGACGAGATCGGCGGAACAGCTACAGAGTCAATGGCCGGACAGTGGTACATCACTGTTGATGCTGTAGATGAAAATGGCAAAACAATAACTTCTGGCGAGGATTACTTCGGCTATGGAAAAGTACAGATTCTGACTTACAACACTGTAGCTAACACAGCTGACTCTATGTGGGTGTCAAGCAACGGAAATTTTGATTTGGCTAGTGACTACGGTGTTCCAAGTTATCCTAACTATGCTTTCAGAGTAAAGGTTGGCATCAACCAAGGCAACTTAACATTCAGCTCTGACAAAGCTGAGAATGCTGATGGTGACTACCCTGTAACCATTACTGAAGGCAAGATTTTGAAAAATGCCGGTCATCAGAACAATGGTTCAGCTGCCGACAGCATCGTATTCTTCATCAGCTATGAAGGCGATCCCTGGTATCCGGCCGACGGCTATGCCAAGTATAAAGTGAGCGGTGTTCGCTACTCTGGTCTTGTTGAGAACGACTAAACCTTTATTACACATAATATCAGACCGGGCGTCATCATGATGGCGCCCGGTTATATATTTATAGATAAAGCACATATTATTTTAAAAACTATCATCTTTCACGAACAAATCTATTAAAAATATGTAAAAAAGGAAGTGTCAACGTACACCATATTTATCTATTTCGTATCTTTGCAATCCGAAAACTCACAAGCCAATAAAAAGTTTTCGGAACATTATTAGAATTTATATATAAATTTAGAAGGAAAAAATAGTATGAAGATTAACAAAATCATGTTGGTTGCGGCTTGCGCTGCCACTCTTGTTTCGTGTGGTAATGGCGGTGGACGCCCCAACTTTGGAGACAATGAGTTTCCCGTTGCAGAAGTAGGCACTTCAAACGCTGCCATGCAGCAGACGTATCCTGCAACAATCAAAGGTATTCAGGATGTACAGATCAGCCCGAAACTGGGTGGTTTCATCACAAAGATTTATGTAAAGGAAGGTCAGGTAGTAAGTGCCGGACAAACGCTGTTTGAGATTGACAATGTGACCTATCAGGCACAGGTGCGTCAGGCACAGGCTGCAGTGAACACCGCAAAGACACAGGTTAAGACTGCCGAACTGACTTACAATAACTCCAAGAAACTTTTCGACAACAAGGTGATTGGCGACTATGAGATGCAGACTGCCCAGAACACCTACGAACAGGCTAAGGCCGGACTGGCTCAGGCTGAAGCAGCACTGGCAAACGCTAAGGAGGCTTTGAGCTTCTGCTTTGTAAAGAGTCCTGCCGCTGGTGTAGTTGGTACGCTGCCTTTCAAAGTGGGCGCACTGGTGGGTGCACAGAATGTGCTGACCACCGTGAGCGACAACTCAACCATGGAGGTTTATTTCTCTGTGAACGAAAAGGTGGCTCTTGAGATGTCGAAGACCGAAGGCGGTCAGAGCGCTGCCTTGGATTCTCTGCCCGCTGTTAAACTGCAGTTGGCCGACGGCACTATCTACGCCCATGAGGGTAAGGTGACAAAGATGAGCGGTGTGATCGATCAGGCCACTGGCTCTATCCAGATGATTGCCGTATTCCCCAACCCTGAGAAATTACTGAAGAGCGGTGGTTCTGGCAATATCGTGATTCCACGCGATCACAGCAACGTGATTGTGATTCCTCAGAGCTGCGTGATGGAGGTACAGAACAAGATGTTCGTTTACACCATGAACGACAGCAACAAGGTACAATATACCGAGATTACTGTTGACCCACAGAACGATGGCAACACTTATGTAGTGAGAAGCGGTTTGAAAGTCGGCGACAAGTTCGTTACCAACGGTATCACCAAGCTGACCGACGGCATGGAGATTGTACCCATCACTACCGAACGCTATCAGCAGAAAATCGATGAGCAGGCTAAGGCTATGAGCGCTGGCGACATTGTGAACGCAATGAAGAAGTAAGGAGGACAAACAAATGACATTTACAACATTTATCAAGCGCCCGGTACTCTCGACGGTAATTTCTATCCTCCTGGTACTGCTGGGCTTCATCGGACTCTTCACACTGCCTATTGAGCAGTACCCCGATATCGCACCGCCTACAGTGGTCGTCTTTACCAGTTATCCTGGTGCTGACGCCGAGACGGTGAAGAACTCTGTGATTACACCGCTCGAAGAGAGTATCAACGGTGTGGAAGGCATGGACTATATCTCATCTACCGCTTCATCAGGCTCAGCACAGATTTCTATTCTGTTCCGTCAGGGCATGAACGCAGATATGTGTGCCGTGAACGTGCAGAACCGTGTCAGCCAGGCTCAGGCCCTGCTGCCCGCCGAGGTGACACAGATCGGTGTGACGGTGATGAAGCGTCAGACCTCACAGGTTATCATGTACACACTGACCAGTGACGGCCGCTACGACGATGAGTTCCTGACCAACTACTCTAACATTAACATCGTGCCTGCCATCAAGCGTATTGAGGGTGTGGGCGATGTGCAGAGCCCTGGTCTGAAAACCTATTCAATGCGTATCTGGCTGAAGCCCGACGTGATGAAACAGTACAACCTGATGCCTACCGACATCACTGGTGTACTGGCAGAACAGAACATCGAGGCTGCTCCTGGTACTTTCGGTGAGCAGAGCAATGTGGCCTATGAATATGCCATGCGCTATACCGGTCGTTTCAAGACTGCTGAAGAGTTCGGTAACATCATCATTTCGAGCGATGCCAACGGCAACACTCTGAAACTGAAGGATGTGGCAAAGATTGAACTCGGAGGTCAGCAATATACCGTATCGATGAGAAACAACAACATTCCTTCGGTACTGGGTATGGTACAGCAGATTGCCGGTTCAAACGCCAACGAGATAGCCAAGAACGTGAAAAGAGAACTGGAAGAGCAGGCGAAGCTGTTCCCACCGGGCATGACCTACAAGATCAACTATGATGTTACCGAGTTCTTGTATGCCTCTATCGAAGAGGTGGTGTTCACACTGGTGTTCACACTGATTCTGGTGTTCATCGTAATCTATGTGTTCCTGCAAGACTGGCGCTCAACACTGATTCCTCTGATTGCCGTACCTGTATCACTTATCGGTACGTTCTTCTTCCTCGAAGTGTTTGGCTTCTCTATCAACCTGCTGACGCTATCGGCCTTGCTGCTGGCTATTGCCATTGTAGTGGACGATGCCATAGTGGTGGTTGAAGCCGTTCACGCCAAACTGGACCAAGGATACAAATCTACGCTGGTAGCTTCTATCGATGCCATGAACGAGATTTCGGGTGCCATCATCTCTATCACCCTTGTGATGGCTTCGGTGTTCATCCCTGTATCGTTCATCGGTGGTACATCTGGTACGTTCTATCGTGAGTTCGGTGTGACCATGGCCGTATCTATCTTCATTTCGGCACTGAACGCATTGACACTTTCACCTGCTCTCTGTGCTATCTTCCTGAAAGCGCACGATGAGAACGGACATGAAAAGAAGATGTCAATGATTGACCGTTTCCACGCCTCGTTCAACACTGCCTACGACAAAGTGCTGGGCAAGTATAAAGGTGCTATTGAAAAACTGGTGCGCAAGCCTATCGCCATCGGCATTGCTGTCATCGCTGGTATCGCTGTGCTGGCTGTTTCTATGGCTACTACAAAGACAGGTCTGGTGCCTGATGAGGATACTGGTACCATCTTCTGTACCATCTCTATGCCTCCTTCAACGTCAGTGGCCCGCACCCGTCAGATTATCGATGAGGTAGATAAGATCTTAGCTGCCGACCCTGCCGTTCAGAGCCGTGAGCAGATTCAGGGTTATAACTTCATTGCTGGTGCCGGTTCCGACCAGGCTACGTTTATCATCAAACTGAAGCCGTTCTCAGAGCGTCAGAAAGGATTCTTCTGGAAGCTCGCAGGACTGTGGGAAGGCGATGGTATCTTCCGTTTCTTCCTTAATCCATACGAGTCAAATGGTGTGCTGGCGCAGATCTACCTGAAGACAGCCCATATCAAGGATGCACAGATTCTGGCCTTCGCTCCGCCTATGATTCCCGGTTTCTCTGCCAACAGTGGTGTATCATTGGTGATGCAGGACCGTACCGGTGGCGACCTGACCAAGTTCTTCGGCATTGTGAAAGACTATCTGGCCGAGCTGAACAAGCGTCCTGAGATTCAGATGGCTATGACCTCATACAACCCGAACTACCCACAGTACATGATTCATGTAGATGTGGCTAAGTGTAAGCAGAGCGGTATCTCACCCAAACTGGTGCTGAACACCCTGCAGGGCTACTATGGCGGTCTGTATGCTTCAAACTTCAACGCCTACGGTAAGCTGTATCGTGTGATGGTGCAGGGCGATCCCTCTACCCGCATGACGCCTGAGTCACTGAAGAGTGTATATGTTCGCACTCCTAAAGGAATGTCACCTGTTGAGGAGTTCTGTCGTATGGAGCGTGTTTATGGACCTTCTAACATCAACCGCTTCAACCTGTTCACCTCTATCAACGTGACAGCAACTGTGGCCGACGGCTATTCTACCGGTGAAGCCATTAAAGCTGTAGAGGAAGTAGCTGCCGACATACTGCCCACAGGCTACACCTATGATTATAGTGGTCTGACACGTAGTGAGGCTGCATCAAGCAACTCTACCGCACTGATCTTCGTACTTTGCTTCATCTTCATCTATCTGATCCTGTCAGCACAGTACGAGTCATATATCCTGCCATTGGCCGTAGTACTCTCAGTACCGTTCGGTCTGGGTGGTGCCTTCCTGTTCACCAATCTGTTTGGCCACTCCAACGATATCTACATGCAGATCTCGCTCATCATGCTGATCGGTCTGTTGGCTAAGAACGCCATTCTGATTGTACAGTTCGCATTGGAGCGCCGCCACACAGGTATGGCCATCTCATGGTCGGCTGTGCTGGGTGCCGCTGCCCGTCTGCGTCCTATCTTGATGACGTCACTGGCCATGGTTATCGGTTTGCTGCCAATGATGTTCGCATCGGGTGTAGGTAAGAACGGTAACCAGACACTGGGTGCAGCAGCAGTAGGCGGTATGCTCATCGGTACACTGTTACAGGTACTGGTGGTTCCCACACTATTCACCATCTTCCAGTCGCTGCAGGAGCGTATCTCGCCCATGAAGTTTGAAGGCGATGAGGAAAATCCTGATGTGACCACAGAGTTGCTGCAATATGCCAACCGCCCAGTAGATTATGAATTAGAGAAATAAGAGAAGACTCTCCCCATTCCCCTCCCTGCGAGAGAGGGGAATGGATAGTATAATTAAATGAAGATAAAGATGAATAATATATTAAGGAAAAAGACATCTAATTCCCTCCTCTCGAGAGGAGTATGGGGATTGGTTCTTGGTTGTCTTTTGCTGAGCAGCTGCGGACTCTACAACAAATATGACCGTCCTGAAGAGGTGAACACCAAGGGATTGATTCGCGACATCGTGAGTGATGGCGACACCCTTCAGGTGAACAGCGACGAGAATTTCGGTAATCTTCCCTGGCGCGAAGTATTCACTGACCCTCAATTGCAGGGCCTTATCGAGAAAGCACTGGAGAACAATACCGACCTGCGCAATGCTGCACTGAACGTAAAGATGATGCAGTCAATGCTCACGGTATCGAAACTGGCTTTCCTTCCCTCAATAGCAATTGCTCCTCAAGGAACCATCAGCCGTGTGCAGATGGATGGTGCTTCAACAACGAAGACCTACCAGTTGCCAATTGCAGCCTCATGGAATATTGACCTCTTCGGCAATCTGCTGTCCATGAAGCGTTCTGCTCAGGCACAGCTGCTGGCCACAAAAGACTATCAGGTGGTGGTGAAGACCAATATCATCTGTGGTGTGGCCAATCTCTACTATACGCTGATGATGCTCGACGAACAGCTGGAC
The sequence above is a segment of the Prevotella sp. E9-3 genome. Coding sequences within it:
- a CDS encoding SusD/RagB family nutrient-binding outer membrane lipoprotein, with the translated sequence MKKLALIATIAFGMAATSCDSYMDINENPNSPTKSDLSADMILPAAEMNIASSYGNFLRTVGGYYAQHYVQSYGTSNYLDFSQFTMSATRSEGTWTQIYQRGLQNLKTVDEMATESEDWGTHLAVTVLRAFAFQTLVDCYDAVPYTEALDLDIVTPKFDEGQVVYDGIIAELDEALAKVTGLETVSKNFLYSSAEDWIKFANALKLRILMRESGVKDVTAQLDALVAANNFPTEDVQYAGIWSNVSGQANPYYQEEFASYFGSTQVNVVANIAIIGTMQQKDAAGDVVYEDPRLAKFFEKNSAGVFTGGISGTNFSTSSTYKAAYWCRPVMAYDTPLDLITVFETEFFLSEYYAKKGDAANAKTHYEAAIQASFDKAGVNGAAACIARFPYDQSKYQEVIGIAKWVALAGVNNFEAWCEMRRLDYPAFGTVSGLDMYNKQDDSSYKPELYAPGTLYTPIDVFNEVGDNKLLERFPLPGVSTSRNTNAPKYDENNKFSYTKPVFWGK
- a CDS encoding BT_2262 family domain-containing protein is translated as MKTRIISILTLMAAVFTLSSCSDDSTDGLTRITYYAILELNGDEAMTVPVGTTFNDPGCKALMKGEDVSDQVIVTGTVDTNTPDFYTIDYLVVNKDGFKASTSRTVAVVDPNNFASPYFSACQYGSRQYSNLPVKITDNGDGTYTIDDLAGGFYVYGRYPGYPYDFSYEAKLKLNADNTVSLVEEGDGSEWYWEIPLTITSGKYDAANGKIELLINFDGDPLTVTLTK
- a CDS encoding lipid-binding protein; amino-acid sequence: MKKSLYLAALLLTTVFASCEKDEIGGTATESMAGQWYITVDAVDENGKTITSGEDYFGYGKVQILTYNTVANTADSMWVSSNGNFDLASDYGVPSYPNYAFRVKVGINQGNLTFSSDKAENADGDYPVTITEGKILKNAGHQNNGSAADSIVFFISYEGDPWYPADGYAKYKVSGVRYSGLVEND
- a CDS encoding efflux RND transporter periplasmic adaptor subunit; the protein is MKINKIMLVAACAATLVSCGNGGGRPNFGDNEFPVAEVGTSNAAMQQTYPATIKGIQDVQISPKLGGFITKIYVKEGQVVSAGQTLFEIDNVTYQAQVRQAQAAVNTAKTQVKTAELTYNNSKKLFDNKVIGDYEMQTAQNTYEQAKAGLAQAEAALANAKEALSFCFVKSPAAGVVGTLPFKVGALVGAQNVLTTVSDNSTMEVYFSVNEKVALEMSKTEGGQSAALDSLPAVKLQLADGTIYAHEGKVTKMSGVIDQATGSIQMIAVFPNPEKLLKSGGSGNIVIPRDHSNVIVIPQSCVMEVQNKMFVYTMNDSNKVQYTEITVDPQNDGNTYVVRSGLKVGDKFVTNGITKLTDGMEIVPITTERYQQKIDEQAKAMSAGDIVNAMKK
- a CDS encoding efflux RND transporter permease subunit, which codes for MTFTTFIKRPVLSTVISILLVLLGFIGLFTLPIEQYPDIAPPTVVVFTSYPGADAETVKNSVITPLEESINGVEGMDYISSTASSGSAQISILFRQGMNADMCAVNVQNRVSQAQALLPAEVTQIGVTVMKRQTSQVIMYTLTSDGRYDDEFLTNYSNINIVPAIKRIEGVGDVQSPGLKTYSMRIWLKPDVMKQYNLMPTDITGVLAEQNIEAAPGTFGEQSNVAYEYAMRYTGRFKTAEEFGNIIISSDANGNTLKLKDVAKIELGGQQYTVSMRNNNIPSVLGMVQQIAGSNANEIAKNVKRELEEQAKLFPPGMTYKINYDVTEFLYASIEEVVFTLVFTLILVFIVIYVFLQDWRSTLIPLIAVPVSLIGTFFFLEVFGFSINLLTLSALLLAIAIVVDDAIVVVEAVHAKLDQGYKSTLVASIDAMNEISGAIISITLVMASVFIPVSFIGGTSGTFYREFGVTMAVSIFISALNALTLSPALCAIFLKAHDENGHEKKMSMIDRFHASFNTAYDKVLGKYKGAIEKLVRKPIAIGIAVIAGIAVLAVSMATTKTGLVPDEDTGTIFCTISMPPSTSVARTRQIIDEVDKILAADPAVQSREQIQGYNFIAGAGSDQATFIIKLKPFSERQKGFFWKLAGLWEGDGIFRFFLNPYESNGVLAQIYLKTAHIKDAQILAFAPPMIPGFSANSGVSLVMQDRTGGDLTKFFGIVKDYLAELNKRPEIQMAMTSYNPNYPQYMIHVDVAKCKQSGISPKLVLNTLQGYYGGLYASNFNAYGKLYRVMVQGDPSTRMTPESLKSVYVRTPKGMSPVEEFCRMERVYGPSNINRFNLFTSINVTATVADGYSTGEAIKAVEEVAADILPTGYTYDYSGLTRSEAASSNSTALIFVLCFIFIYLILSAQYESYILPLAVVLSVPFGLGGAFLFTNLFGHSNDIYMQISLIMLIGLLAKNAILIVQFALERRHTGMAISWSAVLGAAARLRPILMTSLAMVIGLLPMMFASGVGKNGNQTLGAAAVGGMLIGTLLQVLVVPTLFTIFQSLQERISPMKFEGDEENPDVTTELLQYANRPVDYELEK